One Calidithermus timidus DSM 17022 genomic window, GTCCCGGAACCGCCGCGATGTTTGTCGCGCCACGCCAGAGCTTGTAGCCTGAAGCTCATGCGTGCGGTGGTGCAGCGGGTATCCGAAGCCAGGGTGGTCGTAGATGGCCAGAGCGTGGGCCAGATTGGCGTGGGGTTCGTGGTCTTGCTGGGGGTGCGGCGAGGCGATGCGCTCGAGGACGCAGCCTACCTAGCCCGCAAAATCGCGGGACTGCGGGTCTTCAGCGACGGCGAAGGCAAGTTGAACCTGAGCTTGGCCGAGGTGGGGGGCGAAGTGCTGGTGGTGTCGCAGTTCACTCTCTACGCTGACACCCGCAGGGGCAACCGCCCCGGCTTCAGCGAGGCCGCCGCCCCCGACGAGGGCAAGCGGCTCTACGAGCAATTCTGCAACCTCTTGGCCGCACAGGGCTTGCACGTGGAAACCGGGGTCTTTCAGGCCCACATGCAAGTGTACTTGGTCAACGACGGCCCGGTAACCATCCTGCTGGACTCGAGCGAGCGCCAGCGCCCGACGCGCGGCTGAATTTGAAGCCATCAAGGATTATTCATACCTTCGTGTGCTACTTGATCTGAACCCCCGAGGTGTGAAAAAGGGGGTGCTATGCACTCAGATCGCTGGCCCAAGGGCTACTGGCCCACCTTGCAAGGCCTTCTCCAGGTGGATGGTGCGTTCTTTAGGGTTGCACCAGATAGAGGTTCGATCCTGGTGGGGACTGGTGGCTCGGGTCGACCTCATTCGCAGCCGGGCTCTCTTGAAGATGGCCGGGGTGGAATTATGAGGTAGCACACGAAGGAATATTACGTTTGCTACCCGAAGTCAGAGCAACACACCCGAGTGGATGAGGTTGTGGGCAGCGATTTTGAGAAGAGGTGAAGCGAGCGAATAGCGTGGCCCTCCCAACCAGCCCCTCGACAACACGGCTCTCGTGCACGTGCGCAGGCACAAAGGCCCAAGGTCGGAACAACCCCCC contains:
- the dtd gene encoding D-aminoacyl-tRNA deacylase, whose protein sequence is MRAVVQRVSEARVVVDGQSVGQIGVGFVVLLGVRRGDALEDAAYLARKIAGLRVFSDGEGKLNLSLAEVGGEVLVVSQFTLYADTRRGNRPGFSEAAAPDEGKRLYEQFCNLLAAQGLHVETGVFQAHMQVYLVNDGPVTILLDSSERQRPTRG